The Cyanobacteriota bacterium DNA segment GGCGCGGGCGGCCTATCGGGAAATTCGCACACCACTGGTCGAACAAACTGATTTATTTGAGCGGGGCATCGGACAAGCAACAGACGTGGTGGGTAAGGAAATGTATACCTTTGTGGATCGGGGCGATCGCTCGATTACGCTCCGTCCAGAGGGGACTGCTGGGGTAGTGCGATCAGTGATTGAACATAATTTAATGGCGCAAGGGGGTGTGCAGCGGCTTTGGTATACAGGAGCCATGTTTCGCTACGAGCGTCCGCAAGCGGGTCGCCAACGTCAGTTTCATCAATTGGGGGTGGAGGTGTTAGGGAGTGCTGATCCTCGTGCTGATGTAGAAGCAATTGCCATCGCCACCCAAATTCTCCAGACCTTGGGTTTAAAGAGCCTACAGTTGCAACTGAACTCGGTAGGTAATCTCAGCGATCGTCAGCGCTATCGAGAAGCTCTTGTGGCCTACTTCACACCATACCAGGCAGACCTTGACGTTGACTCCCAAGACCGCTTGTCTCGTAATCCCCTCCGCATTCTAGACAGCAAAGACCCCCGTACTATTGAGATTGCCCAAGGTGCTCCTAGCATCCTGGATTATTTGAGCAACAACTCTCAACAACACTTCGATCGCGTGCAACACCTCTTGACGGCCCTAGGAATTAGCTATGAACTGAATCCCCGCCTAGTGCGCGGGCTAGACTATTACACAGACACTGCTTTTGAAATTGTGTCGGCTGATTTGGGTGCTCAGGCAACCGTATGTGGGGGAGGACGCTACAACGGCCTAGTGCGAGAGTTGGGTGGTGGCGACGTGCCTGCAGTGGGGTGGGCGATCGGCCTGGAGCGCCTGATTCTACTCCTGCAAAATCTTCAACCCATGCCTACTGCTCATCTAGACCTTTATGTGGTGTCTAGGGGC contains these protein-coding regions:
- the hisS gene encoding histidine--tRNA ligase, whose protein sequence is MGAIQALRGTRDILPDEVGYWQQVEAIARDILARAAYREIRTPLVEQTDLFERGIGQATDVVGKEMYTFVDRGDRSITLRPEGTAGVVRSVIEHNLMAQGGVQRLWYTGAMFRYERPQAGRQRQFHQLGVEVLGSADPRADVEAIAIATQILQTLGLKSLQLQLNSVGNLSDRQRYREALVAYFTPYQADLDVDSQDRLSRNPLRILDSKDPRTIEIAQGAPSILDYLSNNSQQHFDRVQHLLTALGISYELNPRLVRGLDYYTDTAFEIVSADLGAQATVCGGGRYNGLVRELGGGDVPAVGWAIGLERLILLLQNLQPMPTAHLDLYVVSRGDAAETQATILAQQLRQRGFAVELDLSGSAFGKQMKRADRSGALACLILGDEEAAQGTVQLKWLRTQTQIVLSQADVLAMEPTIFRERAEAAASS